From the Syngnathoides biaculeatus isolate LvHL_M chromosome 10, ASM1980259v1, whole genome shotgun sequence genome, one window contains:
- the ghrh gene encoding somatoliberin yields the protein MMTKATLLLFYCLFISAAGSPLYPSIRDTSILMTSSRKNPEQVDGESSAQDRTDLRFGRHADAIFTNSYRKVLGQISARKFLQTIMGKRLGDESESYMKRQSDLYEGTYKEDLTSIQSNQRYRGFHETP from the exons ATGATGACCAAAGCAACACTGCTGCTGTTTTATTGCCTGTTTATATCTGCAGCAGGCTCCCCACTATATCCCTCCATCAG GGACACATCGATCCTGATGACATCTTCTCGAAAGAATCCGGAGCAGGTGGATGGCGAAAGTTCTGCCCAAGACAGAACTGACCTACG CTTTGGTCGCCATGCCGATGCCATCTTTACAAACAGTTATAGGAAAGTGTTGGGCCAAATCTCTGCAAGGAAGTTCCTTCAGACCATCATGGGCAAACGTCTTGG AGACGAAAGTGAGAGCTATATGAAACGCCAGTCTGATCTCTATGAAGGAACCTATAAAGAAGATCTGACGTCCATCCAAAGCAATCAGAGATACAGAGGATTTCATGAAACGCCATGA